The Cutaneotrichosporon cavernicola HIS019 DNA, chromosome: 5 DNA segment CTCTTGTTCTTCCCATCTCGGGATGCCTGTAACTCCGCGATCCCGCGCAAACGGACAAAAAAAAAAGTGCCTTGAAGCGCCCGACCCGTGCAGGCTTGGGGACCTGTGACCTGTTGCAGAGTCCAGACAGGTTCAGGTCAGGCACAGGCCCAGTGTCAAGTACGCCAGGCTTTGGCATTTAACAAACACCGACTCTAACTGACATTGCCCGCCCCGATGGCCATGGAAATCCTGCATGTCTCTATGACAAACTTTGGAATCTGAAATCGCGGGGCCAGCCAGAACGCGCGAGATGGATGCTGCGGGGCGCATTGGCCCTCTGTTCCGCCACCCAGCAAGATGCACTTGCTCGACACTCGACCGATGCTCCAAAATCGACGCTGCTCATAGCAACGTCCCTCCGGCGCGGCGGTACCTGTCAACACccttcttgagctgctcaagcGTGAGGAAGATCAAGATGGCTACGTTCAGCGGCGATTATGACTGGCACATACTGTTTGGCTGAAGACGGATCCATGCTGGGAGCCACCCCTTGAAGAAGACGCCCGGCCCCTCCTTGGCAACCGAGTCCCTGATGACTTTGAGGACACTCGCATTGTCATGCGCGTTCATTACCCGCGACTTGATGACGTCCGCAGGCGAACACACGGCTGCACGTCAGAACAGCGGCCCCAAAATAACTCCGCGCCGTGTCCACTCACTCGTAGCCACAGTACCAGCACCAAGGGAAGCGAGGAAATGCACGATTGGCCCATCTTGGAACATCTTGAAGTCAAGGATCGTGTGCTTGAACCAGTCGTATGATCCGAGCTGCGACGCGTTCATGAGCACAGAGCGGACGCCGTTGGGTACGAGCCCGCGGTACCACGACGTGACGCCCTCCTGCTTTGCCATAGCATACAAGCCCTGGATCGCGTTGCGGTAGTTGTACCTGTCGGCTGGCGGCTTTCCACGATCCGCCTGCATGCGCACCATGATCAGCTCGGCGGGGTTACCGAACATGCCCGCGAGACCACCCGCACACGAGCCCGCGACCGCCAGCTTCCAGACGGGGGGTGGGCCAGGACCCTGGTGCAGCTGGCTCTTGAAGTGGTCGTACGCGGCGAAGCGCATGAGCGAGTACGTCATTTGTCGCAGGAGCGTGCCGGTCAGACCGTCGTACAGTCCACGGATGCCTGGGGTTAGCCAGTCTTGGAAGTGCGGGTTGCGGAGGCGAGATaagcgaggcggcggaagTGATGGAACGGAGTCAAGATCCACACCGTCCATGGGGCAATATTGCCCGGTAGCTTGGCGGTGCAGAGCGCAAAACCTTCCGGTTGCAAGCAACTTCCAGAACGGAGTGCCCGGCTGTGCACGCCGTCCCCGGTGTAGGGGAGCGGAGCACGGATGTGTTCATCATGTGCCGCAGCAGCCGCCAAAGACAGACTCACCGTAATTGCTGATCGTTCGCCTGAAGCTCTGGATCatcttcttgtcctcggACGTCTGCAGGCGGACCTTGGTCAGGTCAAGGGGGTGCGTGATGGAGCCCGCGAACGACGCAGCAAGACCTGAGATCAGCTGGTGCGGAATGACCGGTCAAAACCGTCAGTGACTCACCGCCCAAGTAGAAGGGGTACGGTTTTGCCGCAGTGACGCTgctcttcttggcctcctcggccttctggACCGTCTGGCTCATGGTGGGAGAGTcgggagaggtggagagggcgTTGGCAAGGGATGAGAGGGGGGGATTaaggggggaggggttgtCGAATCGCTGAGGGGGAGGGCTCGTGAGGTATGCGAACGCTCAGACAAGCGACAAAAGTGTAAAGTTGCGGTTTGGACACGACGCGACTCGACGGTGGCTGAGGTTTGTAGATGAATCAATTCAAGCCTGGATGTTACCGCGGAGATTGAGATTTCGTCGCAAGAGTCACTATCGAGTCAACAGGCGGCAGCTGGAGTCAGCGTCACCCTCGACGGTGGTTTGCTCTGTCAAGCACCAGAAGATGAGAAAGCGATCTGGGCGTGCAAAGTGTGACAAGTGTCAGAGACCTGGCGGAGTGTTGCGTCGTGGGTGTTCGTTGTG contains these protein-coding regions:
- a CDS encoding uncharacterized protein (Mitochondrial carrier protein), with the protein product MSQTVQKAEEAKKSSVTAAKPYPFYLGGLAASFAGSITHPLDLTKVRLQTSEDKKMIQSFRRTISNYGIRGLYDGLTGTLLRQMTYSLMRFAAYDHFKSQLHQGPGPPPVWKLAVAGSCAGGLAGMFGNPAELIMVRMQADRGKPPADRYNYRNAIQGLYAMAKQEGVTSWYRGLVPNGVRSVLMNASQLGSYDWFKHTILDFKMFQDGPIVHFLASLGAGTVATTVCSPADVIKSRVMNAHDNASVLKVIRDSVAKEGPGVFFKGWLPAWIRLQPNTILIFLTLEQLKKGVDRYRRAGGTLL